One region of Syntrophobacter fumaroxidans MPOB genomic DNA includes:
- a CDS encoding uracil-xanthine permease family protein: MDKPEYIYDIDDNPPLRYSALYGLQWAIIMFSFLIISAALGSKALHLDAAGAVRFFQLILLTSGLFTTVQCLVGHRYPLMEGPSTAVLLTFIVLTPYGIQEIQGGMMVGGGLLMAAVLMRRVKNINAWATPNVVGVILMLIAFSLLPFLTRIMSGLENAGSRNDIHVFLFSLGLVLVMATLSHWLRGFWKTIALLLGMGIGSVFYFLMEGVDFRPLMAARWLSLPPDPIPAVPVFRWPAILAFAASYLAVTVNSLGSLNGIAAVTDPERLPTGVSRGLFFNGAAGVLCGLMGVVGLVSYSISPGVVVANRVASRYVTALCGLMLVVAALAPKFAALLAMVPSAVVGAALAVAMGAQIGTGLDIISAGGMTSRDYFVVGLPVMLGTVVSILPDALIASVPTQIRAFFGNGLIFGIFLVLLLEHVLMRDQQFKGEAHG; this comes from the coding sequence ATGGACAAGCCCGAATATATTTATGACATAGACGACAATCCTCCCCTCAGATATTCAGCTCTGTACGGCCTTCAGTGGGCCATCATCATGTTTTCCTTCCTGATCATTTCCGCCGCGCTGGGGAGCAAGGCCCTGCATCTCGATGCCGCCGGGGCCGTGCGGTTTTTCCAGCTTATCCTGCTGACCTCGGGGTTGTTCACCACGGTGCAGTGCCTGGTCGGCCATCGGTATCCGCTCATGGAAGGTCCTTCCACCGCCGTCCTGTTGACCTTCATCGTGCTGACCCCTTATGGGATACAGGAAATCCAGGGGGGTATGATGGTGGGAGGAGGGCTTCTCATGGCCGCCGTTCTCATGCGCCGAGTGAAGAACATCAACGCCTGGGCGACTCCCAACGTGGTCGGCGTCATTCTCATGCTGATCGCCTTCTCGCTCCTGCCGTTCCTCACGCGCATCATGAGCGGTCTGGAAAACGCGGGTTCGCGCAACGATATTCATGTCTTCCTGTTCAGCCTGGGGCTCGTCCTGGTCATGGCCACGCTTTCCCATTGGCTGCGCGGTTTTTGGAAAACCATCGCGCTCCTGCTGGGCATGGGGATCGGTTCCGTCTTCTATTTTCTGATGGAGGGGGTCGACTTCCGGCCGTTGATGGCTGCCCGCTGGCTCTCCCTGCCTCCCGATCCGATCCCCGCGGTTCCGGTTTTCCGCTGGCCGGCGATACTGGCGTTTGCGGCATCCTACCTGGCCGTCACGGTCAACAGCCTGGGAAGCCTGAATGGCATCGCCGCCGTTACGGATCCCGAGCGGTTGCCGACCGGCGTGTCCCGGGGGCTTTTTTTTAACGGCGCTGCCGGAGTCCTGTGCGGGCTGATGGGAGTCGTGGGGCTGGTCAGCTACAGCATCAGCCCGGGCGTGGTGGTGGCCAACCGGGTTGCCAGCCGTTACGTCACGGCCTTATGTGGATTGATGCTGGTGGTCGCGGCATTGGCTCCGAAGTTTGCCGCATTGCTGGCAATGGTTCCCTCGGCCGTGGTCGGAGCAGCGCTCGCGGTGGCGATGGGGGCGCAGATCGGGACCGGGCTGGACATCATTTCCGCCGGGGGGATGACGTCGCGGGATTATTTCGTGGTGGGTCTGCCGGTGATGCTGGGCACGGTGGTGAGCATCCTGCCCGACGCCCTGATCGCCTCGGTTCCCACGCAGATTCGGGCATTCTTCGGTAATGGCCTTATTTTCGGAATTTTTCTGGTATTATTATTGGAACACGTGTTGATGCGGGATCAGCAATTCAAAGGGGAGGCCCACGGATGA
- a CDS encoding NUDIX domain-containing protein, with translation MTSSDTVYCPACGTAVRTYRNPLLTVDVIIDLGRRGIVLIERKNPPFGWALPGGFVDYGESLETAVRREALEETGLRLKHLRQFRAYSEPARDPRHHTVSVVFTAAGVGEPRAADDARSLAVFAAGSLPAVLAFDHGRILGDYFASIVKTGRVC, from the coding sequence ATGACGAGCTCCGACACCGTTTATTGCCCCGCCTGCGGGACTGCCGTCAGGACCTATCGAAATCCGCTCCTGACGGTGGACGTCATCATAGACCTGGGGAGGCGCGGAATCGTTCTCATAGAGCGGAAAAACCCTCCGTTCGGGTGGGCGTTGCCGGGAGGATTCGTCGACTACGGTGAATCCCTGGAAACGGCTGTCCGGCGGGAAGCACTGGAGGAGACCGGATTGCGGTTGAAGCATTTGCGACAATTCCGAGCCTACTCGGAGCCCGCGCGGGATCCGCGCCATCACACGGTTTCAGTGGTGTTCACCGCCGCGGGCGTTGGGGAGCCGCGGGCGGCCGATGACGCGCGAAGTCTCGCCGTTTTTGCCGCCGGGAGCCTGCCTGCCGTTCTGGCCTTCGATCATGGCCGGATTCTGGGAGATTACTTCGCATCGATTGTTAAAACGGGGAGAGTCTGTTGA
- a CDS encoding ribose-phosphate diphosphokinase — protein sequence MATYGLKIFAGNSNRELAHQICDSLEMPLGRAMISTFSDGEIRVEIGENVRGADIFVVQSGAQPVNDHLMELLVMIDAFKRASARRITAVIPYYSYARQDRKNKPRVPITARLVADLIARVGAQRILTMDLHAGQIQGFFDVPVDNLYASPILLPYIREHFNGDMVIVSPDAGGVPRARAYAKILKAGLAMIDKRRSDVNKAEALHIIGEVSGKAAVVLDDMVDTAGTLVEATKSLLDKGATEVHACVTHAVLSGPAIDRIENSALKKLVVTDTLPLRPQAAHCRKIEVVPSCRLFSAAIRNIHNEDSISTLFEILH from the coding sequence ATGGCGACGTACGGTTTGAAGATTTTTGCCGGGAACAGCAACAGGGAACTGGCTCACCAGATTTGCGACTCGCTGGAGATGCCCCTTGGCAGGGCCATGATCAGTACGTTCAGCGACGGGGAGATCCGGGTCGAGATAGGGGAAAACGTCAGGGGGGCCGATATTTTCGTAGTGCAGTCAGGGGCTCAGCCGGTCAATGACCACCTGATGGAACTCCTGGTGATGATCGACGCGTTCAAGCGGGCCTCGGCCAGGAGAATCACCGCGGTCATCCCCTATTACAGCTACGCGCGCCAGGACCGCAAGAACAAGCCCCGTGTGCCGATCACGGCGCGGCTGGTGGCCGACCTTATCGCTCGCGTCGGAGCGCAGCGAATCCTCACCATGGATCTTCACGCAGGTCAGATCCAGGGATTTTTCGACGTTCCCGTGGACAATCTGTACGCCTCACCCATACTGCTTCCCTATATTCGGGAACACTTCAACGGCGACATGGTGATCGTTTCCCCGGATGCCGGGGGCGTGCCGCGAGCCAGGGCGTACGCGAAGATCCTGAAAGCGGGACTCGCGATGATCGACAAACGCCGCTCCGATGTGAACAAGGCCGAAGCGCTCCATATCATCGGGGAAGTATCGGGCAAGGCGGCAGTCGTTCTCGATGACATGGTGGACACGGCGGGGACCCTGGTTGAGGCGACCAAGAGTCTCCTGGACAAAGGCGCGACCGAGGTCCATGCATGCGTGACACACGCAGTTTTGTCAGGACCGGCGATCGATCGGATCGAAAACAGCGCGCTGAAGAAACTCGTCGTGACGGATACGCTGCCCCTGAGACCCCAGGCCGCGCACTGCCGGAAGATCGAGGTCGTTCCCTCGTGCAGGCTGTTCTCTGCGGCCATCCGCAACATTCACAACGAAGACTCGATCAGCACCCTGTTTGAAATCCTGCACTGA
- the fdhD gene encoding formate dehydrogenase accessory sulfurtransferase FdhD, with amino-acid sequence MIPGSGSDTQGKVQAGGTQSGEGAAREEVASVPAWVFAGDEGPVERRQWVIKERPVTLYLNGGEIVTLLCAGHHLDELAAGFFYAEGFIGVREDILRFEIDESAGKVDVITREVSTPANRMWMKRTITSGCGKGSLFYFSLDALLSKPVESRLRVSPRQVQARIEDLNRLSDTYRRTHGVHNTILATPDEVVLFRDDIGRHNAVDMIIGHAVLHGVLLDDKMLVTTGRLTSEILIKIAKVGIPILVSRNTATTLAVELAEALNITLIGYARAGRFTLYSGRDRVAENPRMQPGNPGESGPVES; translated from the coding sequence TTGATTCCGGGTTCGGGTTCGGACACGCAGGGCAAGGTTCAGGCAGGCGGAACGCAGTCCGGGGAAGGCGCCGCGCGGGAGGAAGTCGCTTCGGTTCCGGCCTGGGTCTTCGCCGGGGATGAGGGACCGGTCGAGCGGCGGCAGTGGGTAATCAAGGAACGCCCGGTCACCCTCTACCTGAACGGCGGGGAGATCGTCACGCTCCTCTGTGCGGGGCATCACCTCGATGAACTGGCGGCGGGGTTTTTCTACGCGGAAGGATTCATCGGGGTTCGGGAAGACATTCTCCGATTCGAAATCGACGAATCGGCCGGAAAGGTGGATGTGATCACCCGGGAGGTCTCGACCCCCGCAAATCGAATGTGGATGAAGAGAACCATTACTTCGGGGTGCGGCAAAGGATCGTTGTTCTATTTTTCGCTGGACGCCCTGCTCAGCAAACCGGTTGAAAGCAGGCTCCGGGTCTCGCCGCGGCAGGTGCAGGCGAGAATCGAAGATTTGAATCGCTTGAGCGATACGTATCGACGTACACATGGTGTCCACAACACCATTCTGGCCACTCCGGACGAAGTGGTTCTTTTCAGGGATGACATCGGCCGGCACAATGCCGTGGACATGATCATAGGCCACGCGGTCCTGCACGGTGTGCTCCTCGACGATAAAATGCTCGTCACGACCGGAAGGCTCACCTCGGAGATCCTGATCAAGATCGCCAAGGTGGGGATCCCCATCCTTGTGAGCCGCAACACCGCCACGACCCTCGCCGTGGAGCTCGCCGAGGCCCTGAATATCACGCTCATCGGCTATGCGCGGGCGGGCCGGTTTACACTTTACAGCGGCCGGGACAGGGTCGCTGAGAATCCACGGATGCAGCCGGGAAACCCCGGGGAATCGGGTCCCGTGGAATCATGA
- a CDS encoding zinc ribbon domain-containing protein produces the protein MLSQLRCLIQYQILENKKNLLVRGCEETPRRVSEIEKEFEHFEAEYLARKAEHELALKNRKSLEQNIADLENKIARSKSRMSEVKTNKEYQAILKEIEDIKKDIASKEDSALEQMEKIEALGRQVKDLEKDLAAQRQKLEENRQKLESESAQLKERLDYLEGLQQKVREKLEPELVKRSDFLFKKQAGIAVAAVENGVCQVCHLNIPPQKFIELQRDDAILQCPHCHRFLYWPGHEGYCVREEELEDL, from the coding sequence TTGCTTAGCCAACTCAGATGCCTGATTCAATACCAGATACTGGAGAACAAGAAGAACCTGCTTGTCCGCGGGTGCGAGGAAACACCCCGGCGTGTTTCCGAAATCGAAAAGGAGTTCGAGCATTTTGAAGCCGAGTACCTGGCGAGGAAGGCCGAACACGAGCTCGCCTTGAAGAACCGCAAGTCGCTGGAACAGAATATCGCCGACCTGGAAAACAAGATCGCCAGGAGCAAGTCCCGGATGAGCGAGGTCAAGACAAACAAGGAATACCAGGCCATCCTCAAAGAGATCGAAGATATCAAGAAGGATATTGCGAGCAAGGAGGACAGCGCGCTCGAGCAGATGGAAAAGATCGAGGCGCTTGGCCGGCAGGTCAAAGACCTGGAGAAGGATCTGGCCGCCCAGAGGCAGAAGCTCGAGGAAAACAGGCAGAAGCTCGAAAGTGAAAGCGCACAGCTGAAGGAACGGCTGGATTACCTCGAGGGGCTGCAGCAGAAAGTACGCGAGAAGCTTGAACCGGAACTGGTGAAGCGCTCCGACTTCCTGTTCAAGAAGCAGGCGGGCATTGCGGTAGCCGCGGTGGAGAACGGGGTTTGCCAGGTATGCCATCTGAATATTCCCCCTCAGAAGTTCATCGAGCTTCAGCGGGACGATGCCATCCTGCAATGCCCTCATTGCCACCGGTTCCTGTATTGGCCCGGCCACGAAGGATACTGCGTCAGGGAAGAAGAGCTCGAAGACCTGTGA
- a CDS encoding Nif3-like dinuclear metal center hexameric protein, with the protein MPKVKDVMDWVDAYAPFRFSAGWDRCGLQVGDPEAELSRLLVALDPGSTTLGEALSLKCQCVVTHHPLIFQPLESVRADVFPGKLIMTAVREGISLICAHTNLDAARAGTNEQLARVFALQGVTPLEIDAAWQDEPRYAGMGCVGELPAEMSLDGLASFAAAAMGGGAVRVVGEPGRSVRRVAVCTGSGGGLLDAVITGRADVYITGDVKYHDAMRAEEHGLAVIDIGHFSSERVVLQPLAEYLRSRAVGQEAGLEVFVARREKDPLRIVGSAVEPLSP; encoded by the coding sequence ATGCCGAAAGTAAAAGATGTCATGGACTGGGTGGATGCTTACGCCCCCTTTCGCTTCAGTGCCGGGTGGGATCGTTGCGGTCTTCAGGTCGGCGACCCGGAAGCGGAACTGAGCCGGCTGCTGGTGGCGCTGGACCCCGGTTCGACCACCCTTGGGGAAGCCTTGAGCCTGAAATGCCAGTGCGTGGTCACGCACCATCCTCTGATCTTCCAGCCCCTTGAGTCCGTACGAGCGGATGTCTTTCCCGGCAAGCTGATCATGACCGCGGTGAGGGAAGGAATCAGCCTGATTTGCGCCCATACCAATCTCGATGCCGCACGAGCAGGCACCAACGAACAGTTGGCGCGGGTCTTCGCGCTGCAGGGCGTGACCCCGCTCGAAATTGACGCAGCCTGGCAGGATGAGCCGCGGTATGCGGGAATGGGGTGTGTCGGAGAATTGCCTGCGGAGATGTCACTCGACGGCCTGGCTTCCTTTGCAGCCGCGGCGATGGGCGGTGGTGCCGTTCGGGTCGTGGGAGAACCGGGTCGCTCGGTGCGACGTGTCGCCGTTTGCACGGGGAGCGGGGGCGGGCTTCTCGACGCCGTGATTACCGGGAGAGCGGATGTGTACATTACCGGCGACGTGAAGTATCACGACGCCATGCGCGCCGAAGAGCACGGTCTTGCCGTGATCGATATCGGGCACTTCTCCTCGGAACGGGTCGTGCTTCAACCCCTGGCGGAGTATCTGCGGTCCCGTGCAGTGGGACAGGAGGCCGGGCTGGAGGTTTTTGTGGCGCGCAGGGAAAAGGATCCCCTGCGCATTGTGGGAAGTGCCGTTGAGCCGTTGTCGCCCTGA